The Salinispora tropica CNB-440 genome has a window encoding:
- the selA gene encoding L-seryl-tRNA(Sec) selenium transferase: MTGDPRRQIPRTDTLLTDPRLSEAHRMLGAEVVKQAVREAQQRARDGRIKPVDVLPAALAALPPAPALLRRVINATGVVLHTNLGRAPLSAAAVEAVTAAAGYVDIEYDVTTGARARRGRSALDALRAAVPDAGDVHVVNNGAAAIVLAATALAARREIVVARSEMVEIGDGFRLHELLASTGAGLCEVGATNRAHLRDYAEAVGPRTGFILKVHPSNFRIEGYTSAVGVADLARLPVPVVADIGSGLLRPEPLLPDEPDAATWLREGATVVTASGDKLLGGPQAGLLLGTREVIETLRGHPLARALRVDKLTLAALEATLRRPVTPTASALHADEGELRERVERLAARLVASGIAATVTPSAGVVGGGSAPGLRLPGWAVRLPPGLAEPLRHGVPCVVGRVHDGHLLLDLRCVPPAEDGTVAQAVERACS, from the coding sequence GTGACCGGCGACCCGCGCCGGCAGATCCCCCGTACCGACACTCTGCTCACAGATCCACGTCTGTCCGAGGCGCACCGAATGCTCGGCGCCGAGGTTGTGAAGCAGGCGGTCCGGGAGGCCCAGCAGCGGGCCCGGGACGGCCGGATCAAGCCCGTCGACGTGTTGCCCGCCGCGCTTGCCGCACTGCCGCCGGCCCCCGCGCTGCTGCGCCGGGTCATCAACGCGACCGGCGTGGTGCTGCACACCAACCTCGGCCGTGCGCCGCTGTCGGCGGCGGCCGTCGAGGCGGTCACCGCGGCCGCCGGATATGTCGATATCGAGTACGACGTGACCACCGGCGCCCGGGCCCGCCGTGGCCGTAGCGCTCTTGATGCCCTACGGGCCGCGGTGCCCGACGCCGGCGACGTGCATGTGGTGAACAACGGGGCGGCCGCGATCGTGCTGGCCGCCACCGCGCTCGCAGCGCGCCGGGAGATCGTCGTTGCCCGGTCCGAGATGGTGGAGATCGGTGACGGCTTCCGACTACACGAGCTGCTGGCCAGTACCGGCGCCGGGTTGTGCGAGGTCGGCGCCACCAACCGGGCGCACCTGCGCGACTACGCCGAAGCCGTCGGCCCGCGGACCGGTTTCATCCTCAAGGTTCACCCTTCCAACTTCCGGATCGAGGGTTACACGTCGGCGGTTGGCGTAGCCGATTTGGCCAGGCTGCCGGTTCCGGTGGTCGCCGACATCGGGTCAGGGCTGCTGCGCCCGGAGCCGCTGCTGCCCGACGAGCCGGACGCCGCCACCTGGCTGCGTGAGGGCGCGACGGTGGTGACCGCGAGCGGTGACAAATTGCTCGGTGGCCCGCAGGCTGGGCTCCTGCTCGGCACCCGCGAGGTGATTGAGACGCTGCGCGGCCACCCTCTCGCCCGGGCGTTGCGCGTCGACAAGCTCACCCTCGCCGCGCTGGAGGCGACCCTTCGCCGGCCCGTCACCCCCACCGCCTCAGCCCTACACGCCGACGAGGGGGAACTGCGGGAACGCGTGGAGAGGCTGGCAGCCCGGCTGGTCGCGAGCGGCATTGCCGCGACGGTGACGCCCAGCGCCGGGGTCGTCGGGGGCGGCTCGGCGCCGGGCCTGCGGTTGCCCGGCTGGGCCGTTCGACTCCCACCAGGGCTTGCCGAGCCGCTGCGCCACGGCGTCCCGTGCGTGGTTGGCCGGGTCCACGATGGTCACTTGCTGCTGGACCTGCGTTGCGTCCCGCCAGCCGAAGACGGCACCGTGGCGCAGGCGGTGGAACGCGCATGTTCGTGA
- the selD gene encoding selenide, water dikinase SelD, with translation MVAVAEEMLRLTRYARGGGCACKIPPGELEASLGGLLSPLTAPAHELLVGLETGDDAAAVRLSGETAIIVTTDFFTPVVDDPYDWGRIAAANALSDIYAMGGDPILAVNLLAWPRDLLPMSIASEVLRGGYDIACAAGCHLAGGHSIDDAEPKYGMAVTGIGDARRLLRNDAGRAGMPLSLTKPLGVGVLNSRHKATGEVFPAAVATMTALNRDASHAALRAGVTCATDVTGFGLLGHLHKLARASGVTAVVDAAAVPYLDGAREAVRDGFVSGGSHRNLDWVQPHTRWGAGVTDSERLLLADAQTSGGMLIAGEIPGATVIGELVPADGEHTLVVG, from the coding sequence ATGGTTGCGGTGGCCGAGGAAATGTTGCGTCTGACTCGGTACGCCCGCGGCGGCGGTTGTGCGTGCAAGATCCCGCCGGGGGAACTGGAGGCCTCGCTGGGCGGTCTTCTCAGCCCGCTGACTGCACCGGCTCATGAGCTGCTCGTCGGTTTAGAGACTGGCGACGACGCTGCGGCGGTCCGGCTGTCCGGCGAGACCGCGATCATCGTGACCACCGATTTCTTCACACCGGTTGTTGACGATCCGTATGACTGGGGCCGGATCGCTGCCGCGAACGCCCTGTCTGACATCTACGCGATGGGCGGGGATCCGATCCTGGCCGTCAATCTGTTGGCTTGGCCACGTGATCTGCTGCCGATGTCGATTGCGAGTGAGGTGCTGCGCGGCGGCTACGACATCGCCTGTGCGGCGGGGTGTCATCTCGCCGGGGGGCACAGCATTGACGACGCCGAACCGAAGTACGGGATGGCGGTTACCGGGATCGGCGATGCCCGTCGGTTGTTACGCAACGACGCCGGACGGGCGGGGATGCCGTTGAGCCTGACCAAGCCGCTGGGCGTCGGCGTCCTGAACTCGCGGCACAAGGCGACTGGTGAGGTCTTCCCGGCCGCTGTCGCCACGATGACCGCCCTCAACCGGGACGCCTCCCACGCAGCCCTGCGCGCCGGCGTGACCTGCGCGACCGACGTAACCGGCTTTGGCCTGCTCGGGCATCTACACAAGCTCGCGCGCGCCAGCGGGGTGACGGCGGTCGTCGACGCGGCCGCGGTGCCGTACCTGGACGGCGCCCGGGAGGCCGTCCGGGACGGGTTTGTCAGCGGAGGTAGCCACCGCAACCTCGACTGGGTGCAGCCGCATACCCGTTGGGGCGCGGGTGTCACCGACTCGGAGCGGCTGCTGCTCGCTGACGCGCAGACCTCCGGTGGAATGCTAATTGCGGGGGAGATCCCCGGCGCCACGGTGATCGGTGAGCTGGTTCCCGCCGACGGCGAGCACACCCTGGTCGTCGGGTGA